The following proteins come from a genomic window of Nostoc sp. ATCC 53789:
- a CDS encoding alpha/beta hydrolase, giving the protein MEKQQIIKLLIGDFTWQRLLKSFMFIYIFFALYVYFRADSMIFLSRPSSYQDNPEIIKLKSGENTNISATYLLNNQANYTILYVHGNSEDLGDIKEILEKLHAWGFSVFAYDYRGYGTSQGKATESHAYEDINSAYNYLTENLKAPPERIIVLGRSVGGGSAVNLAMRKPIAGLILESSFISAFQVIVPFRILPFDKFPNLDNIKKLKCPILVIHGKADDVIPFAHGEKLFNAAISPKLYLWVEEANHNDLFWVGEKKYQKALQEFTTLVKTNQ; this is encoded by the coding sequence ATGGAAAAACAGCAAATTATAAAATTGCTAATTGGTGATTTTACTTGGCAAAGACTGCTTAAATCTTTCATGTTTATTTATATATTTTTTGCTTTATATGTATATTTTCGGGCAGATAGTATGATTTTTCTATCTCGTCCTTCTAGTTATCAGGATAATCCAGAAATTATTAAGTTAAAAAGTGGAGAAAATACAAATATCTCAGCTACATACTTATTAAACAATCAAGCTAATTACACTATTCTTTATGTTCATGGTAATTCTGAAGATTTAGGAGATATTAAAGAAATCCTAGAAAAATTACACGCATGGGGTTTTAGTGTCTTTGCTTATGATTATCGTGGTTATGGTACGAGTCAAGGAAAGGCGACAGAAAGCCACGCATACGAAGATATTAATAGCGCTTACAATTATTTGACCGAAAATTTAAAAGCACCACCTGAAAGAATTATAGTTTTGGGGCGTTCGGTTGGCGGTGGTTCTGCGGTAAACCTAGCAATGCGAAAACCGATAGCTGGTTTAATTCTTGAAAGTTCGTTTATTTCAGCTTTTCAAGTAATAGTACCTTTTAGGATTTTACCTTTTGACAAATTTCCCAATCTGGACAATATCAAAAAACTAAAATGTCCGATACTAGTGATTCATGGCAAAGCAGATGATGTCATTCCTTTTGCTCATGGAGAAAAGTTGTTTAATGCTGCAATATCGCCAAAGCTTTATTTGTGGGTTGAAGAGGCCAATCATAATGATTTATTCTGGGTAGGTGAAAAAAAGTATCAGAAAGCTTTGCAAGAGTTTACTACTCTTGTAAAAACAAATCAGTAA
- a CDS encoding Precorrin-3B methylase: MAKQDVPITGEELIKEVCRRIRVARSYWDAHNNAACRGERDRALALYNTLNKEQKEQIPQVLRVWLRYRSEKYFGAHRTPPKSARKSK; encoded by the coding sequence ATGGCAAAGCAGGATGTTCCAATCACAGGAGAAGAACTGATTAAAGAAGTCTGTCGGCGGATTCGGGTAGCCCGCAGCTATTGGGATGCTCACAATAATGCTGCTTGTCGGGGTGAGCGCGATCGCGCATTAGCCCTTTACAATACACTGAATAAAGAACAAAAAGAGCAGATTCCGCAAGTGTTGCGGGTGTGGTTGCGCTATCGCAGTGAGAAGTACTTTGGCGCACACCGAACACCGCCCAAATCGGCACGAAAATCAAAATAG
- a CDS encoding type I restriction endonuclease has product MGFTEDIVKLSEQVRKRFDQVVGEEATKMALIVPFLSALGYDVYDPSEVMPEYVADFATRRAGQFEKVDYALAINGTKVMLVEAKARGQKAEAHDGQLSKYFNALLTTKVAIVTNGIEYRFFTDLRDKNVMDKEPFFTFNILEYDSKDIDNLKFFHRDNFEVAAITNHAEEMVYVKGMTQLLGNLLRSPSEEFVRFLVAELGTVAPSYEIQGRITGKVIDKFRPIVKKSIQGSLVELMTRSLSQEITPPVEIEVEQEIEEEEKQQEYQESKIVTTAEEIEAFEKIKAITKTLMSYNFELQYKDTASYFGINLGKSTWWFLRLYLSSQKKSLITRLSVDEVKSLVSNFEVQEVTASLGDAASKVIISSISDFDKLTPLILRCYETEAAKHQTFIPDVIRMEKSA; this is encoded by the coding sequence ATGGGATTTACTGAAGATATTGTCAAGCTGTCTGAACAAGTGCGTAAGCGATTTGACCAAGTTGTTGGCGAAGAAGCTACTAAGATGGCGTTGATTGTTCCTTTTTTAAGCGCTCTTGGCTACGATGTCTATGATCCTAGCGAAGTCATGCCGGAATACGTAGCAGACTTTGCTACTAGAAGAGCAGGACAGTTTGAAAAAGTAGATTACGCCTTAGCTATTAACGGTACTAAAGTTATGCTCGTAGAGGCAAAAGCCCGTGGTCAAAAAGCTGAGGCACATGATGGGCAACTGAGCAAATATTTTAATGCACTTCTGACAACAAAAGTAGCTATTGTAACTAATGGGATTGAGTACCGTTTCTTTACAGACTTGCGTGATAAAAATGTCATGGACAAGGAGCCATTTTTTACTTTTAACATCCTTGAATATGATTCCAAAGATATTGATAACCTCAAATTTTTTCATCGTGATAATTTTGAGGTTGCAGCTATTACCAACCATGCTGAAGAAATGGTTTATGTAAAAGGCATGACTCAGCTTCTAGGAAATCTTTTACGTTCTCCTTCTGAAGAATTTGTTCGCTTTTTAGTGGCTGAACTTGGTACTGTTGCTCCTAGTTATGAAATTCAAGGTCGAATTACTGGTAAAGTTATTGATAAATTCAGACCAATTGTTAAAAAGTCAATTCAGGGAAGTTTAGTAGAGTTAATGACTCGCTCACTTAGCCAAGAAATAACTCCGCCTGTTGAAATTGAAGTAGAACAAGAGATTGAAGAAGAGGAAAAACAACAAGAATATCAAGAATCGAAAATAGTAACAACGGCTGAAGAAATCGAAGCTTTTGAAAAAATTAAAGCAATTACGAAAACGTTAATGAGTTACAATTTTGAACTCCAATATAAGGATACAGCTTCATACTTTGGTATCAATCTTGGCAAAAGTACTTGGTGGTTTCTGAGACTATATCTATCTTCGCAGAAAAAAAGTTTAATTACTCGGCTAAGTGTAGATGAAGTAAAGTCGCTAGTTTCAAACTTTGAAGTGCAGGAAGTAACAGCTTCTCTGGGGGATGCTGCATCAAAAGTAATTATTTCCTCCATTAGTGATTTCGATAAGCTGACACCATTGATTCTCAGATGTTACGAAACAGAAGCAGCCAAGCATCAAACATTCATCCCGGATGTAATCAGAATGGAAAAATCAGCTTAA
- the acsF gene encoding magnesium-protoporphyrin IX monomethyl ester (oxidative) cyclase — protein MVDSLKKPGFEEIRPGIKVPAKETLLTPRFYTTDFDEMARMDISVNEDELQAILEEFRTDYNRHHFVRDAEFDQSWDHIDGETRKLFVEFLERSCTAEFSGFLLYKELGRRLKGKSPVLAECFNLMSRDEARHAGFLNKALSDFNLSLDLGFLTKSRNYTFFKPKFIFYATYLSEKIGYWRYITIYRHLEAHPEDRVYPIFRFFENWCQDENRHGDFFDAIMKSQPQILNDWKARLWSRFFLLSVFATMYLNDIQRKDFYATLGLDAREYDIHVIQKTNENAGRVFPLMLDVENPEFYQRLDTCISNNEKLGAIANSSTPKFLQFFQKLPLYISNGWQLLRLYLMKPIDTVSAQGAVR, from the coding sequence ATGGTAGATTCCCTCAAAAAACCAGGCTTTGAAGAAATCCGGCCAGGGATTAAAGTCCCGGCAAAAGAAACCCTGTTAACACCTCGGTTTTATACTACCGATTTTGATGAAATGGCGCGGATGGATATCTCCGTCAATGAAGACGAGTTACAAGCCATTCTCGAAGAGTTCCGCACTGACTACAACCGCCATCACTTTGTTCGGGATGCGGAGTTTGACCAATCCTGGGATCATATTGACGGGGAAACTCGCAAATTGTTCGTTGAGTTTCTAGAACGTTCCTGTACAGCAGAGTTTTCCGGCTTTTTGCTATATAAAGAACTTGGCCGTCGCTTGAAAGGAAAAAGCCCCGTCTTGGCAGAGTGTTTTAACCTGATGTCACGGGATGAAGCACGTCACGCTGGCTTTTTGAACAAAGCTTTGTCGGACTTTAATCTGTCTTTAGATTTAGGGTTTTTGACTAAGAGCCGCAATTATACCTTCTTTAAACCGAAATTCATCTTTTACGCTACTTATCTTTCTGAGAAGATCGGTTATTGGCGCTACATCACCATTTATCGCCATTTAGAAGCACATCCCGAAGACCGGGTTTATCCAATCTTCCGGTTCTTTGAAAACTGGTGTCAAGATGAAAACCGCCACGGCGATTTCTTTGATGCCATCATGAAATCCCAGCCACAAATATTGAATGATTGGAAAGCACGGCTGTGGAGTCGGTTCTTCCTGTTGTCGGTATTTGCGACAATGTATCTCAATGACATCCAACGCAAGGACTTTTATGCAACCCTGGGATTGGATGCACGAGAATACGACATTCATGTAATTCAGAAGACTAACGAAAACGCCGGTCGCGTGTTCCCGCTAATGCTGGATGTAGAGAATCCTGAGTTTTATCAGCGATTGGATACTTGTATCAGCAATAACGAGAAGCTGGGTGCGATCGCTAATTCCAGCACTCCCAAATTCCTGCAATTCTTCCAAAAACTGCCACTTTACATCTCCAATGGCTGGCAGTTATTGCGGCTGTACCTGATGAAACCCATTGATACTGTTTCTGCTCAAGGGGCAGTTCGTTAA
- a CDS encoding TM2 domain-containing protein: MNLENNQHKDRLLVSYILCAAFFFGLGGLHRFYNGKIGTGLLWLLTGGVFGIGQFVDLFLMSNMVDEYEHNLRLKAGISPFGVPLNQAVVASQVQHPTGNQLMIKLIEAAESKGGILTVTQGVKFTGASFAEVEATLNEMYKSGYVKIDNDPNTGAVIYHFHEL, encoded by the coding sequence ATGAATCTTGAAAACAATCAGCATAAAGACCGACTGCTTGTCTCTTACATTTTGTGTGCAGCATTCTTTTTCGGATTAGGAGGACTGCACCGTTTCTACAATGGCAAAATCGGGACTGGTTTGTTGTGGCTGTTGACTGGTGGTGTCTTTGGGATAGGGCAGTTCGTAGATTTGTTTCTCATGTCCAACATGGTTGACGAATACGAACACAACCTGAGACTAAAAGCAGGTATATCTCCCTTTGGAGTGCCGTTGAATCAAGCAGTGGTTGCCTCTCAAGTCCAACACCCAACAGGCAACCAACTGATGATTAAACTGATTGAAGCGGCGGAAAGCAAGGGTGGTATTTTAACTGTTACTCAAGGCGTGAAGTTCACGGGCGCTAGCTTTGCAGAAGTGGAAGCTACTCTCAATGAGATGTACAAATCAGGTTATGTCAAAATAGATAACGACCCCAATACTGGAGCCGTTATCTACCATTTCCACGAACTTTAA
- a CDS encoding DUF2996 domain-containing protein — protein MADQTNHNQAGEVAPSTVDKQAPSVAEENAPSTDSPEATDLPTANAPDPNAAKPTATPPKREKPAAAAKAAVGEKPAATEEKPAAKAAKKEKAPSVEDKPFVEFIEQDYLPALQKAIAQQGVQDLQVSFAKQKVPITGFESAEECWQIIGSWKEIGLRQFNLYFPEEDIQGKKGFSCNEGKKPSTLESFLIDERKITLDLLVFGLVQRLDGQKWLGIN, from the coding sequence ATGGCAGACCAAACCAATCACAATCAAGCGGGAGAAGTAGCTCCCAGCACTGTTGACAAGCAAGCTCCCAGTGTGGCTGAAGAAAACGCTCCGAGTACAGACTCACCTGAAGCCACAGACCTTCCTACTGCCAACGCGCCAGATCCAAACGCTGCTAAACCAACCGCTACACCCCCCAAGCGAGAAAAACCCGCAGCCGCAGCTAAAGCCGCAGTAGGCGAAAAACCCGCCGCAACCGAAGAAAAACCCGCCGCTAAAGCCGCCAAAAAGGAAAAAGCCCCATCTGTTGAAGATAAGCCGTTTGTAGAGTTTATCGAGCAAGACTACTTGCCAGCTTTACAAAAAGCGATCGCTCAACAAGGTGTGCAAGATTTACAAGTGTCTTTTGCCAAGCAGAAAGTGCCAATTACTGGCTTTGAATCTGCTGAAGAATGCTGGCAAATTATCGGCAGTTGGAAAGAAATTGGTTTGCGTCAGTTTAACCTGTATTTCCCCGAAGAAGATATTCAAGGGAAAAAGGGATTTTCCTGTAATGAAGGCAAAAAACCTAGCACTCTTGAGTCCTTCTTAATCGATGAGCGCAAAATTACCCTCGACTTGTTGGTATTTGGCTTAGTTCAGCGCTTGGACGGTCAAAAGTGGCTAGGTATAAATTAG
- a CDS encoding DMT family transporter has protein sequence MTRPKRPHRLIHRVSGQTYLWLAMLIFAASGAVTRRLTEIGAEHFIGERNPISLCNVLFVGNLCALILLILIYGRQWNKATLKQLSRTDWVSLTAVAILSGALAPGLIFQALSVTGVNNVILVGRLEPPLTLALSVWLLRERVNIWEFIGAIAAFVGVILTIILQPPTEAMMNMGGFNLGIGELLAAVGSIAATASTIIGKKYLSQIPLGIYSIFRTGLGTIIFFFIALVLYGKNHFADVLSPFLWQWMFLYGGLIVVLGQSFLIKGLKTSTVSTASLIGSFGPIVGILAAYLILGEAPTLPQYIGGSVILVGIFLSQLGIWRKTSSIASGKVSSIPAQQQVETDMGFKGI, from the coding sequence GTGACTAGGCCCAAAAGACCACATCGCTTAATTCATAGAGTTTCAGGACAAACATATCTCTGGCTAGCAATGCTAATTTTTGCAGCATCTGGCGCAGTTACCCGAAGGCTAACAGAAATCGGTGCTGAACATTTTATCGGGGAACGTAATCCGATTTCTTTATGTAATGTTTTATTTGTGGGAAACCTTTGCGCCTTGATACTTTTGATCCTCATCTATGGGCGACAGTGGAACAAAGCTACTTTGAAGCAACTCTCAAGGACGGATTGGGTCAGTTTAACAGCAGTCGCTATTTTATCGGGAGCGTTAGCCCCTGGCTTAATTTTCCAGGCACTTTCGGTCACAGGGGTAAATAATGTCATCTTGGTAGGACGTTTGGAACCGCCTCTAACTCTAGCTTTGTCAGTCTGGTTGTTGAGGGAACGGGTAAATATTTGGGAATTTATCGGAGCGATCGCAGCGTTTGTCGGTGTTATCCTAACTATCATCCTTCAACCTCCAACAGAAGCCATGATGAATATGGGAGGTTTCAATTTAGGCATAGGGGAACTTTTAGCAGCAGTAGGATCTATAGCTGCAACGGCTTCTACGATTATTGGTAAGAAATATCTTTCACAGATCCCTTTGGGAATCTATAGCATCTTTCGGACTGGACTAGGAACCATAATCTTTTTCTTCATTGCTTTAGTCCTCTATGGCAAAAATCATTTTGCTGATGTCCTCTCACCGTTCTTATGGCAATGGATGTTTCTCTACGGTGGGTTAATTGTGGTGCTAGGCCAGTCTTTTTTGATTAAAGGCTTGAAAACTTCTACTGTATCTACGGCTTCCTTAATTGGCTCATTTGGCCCAATTGTGGGCATCTTAGCAGCCTATTTAATTTTGGGTGAAGCCCCTACCTTGCCTCAATATATTGGCGGTAGCGTGATTTTAGTAGGCATATTTTTGAGCCAACTGGGAATTTGGCGTAAGACTTCTAGCATTGCGTCTGGCAAAGTGAGTTCGATTCCGGCACAGCAACAAGTAGAAACTGATATGGGATTCAAGGGGATTTGA
- a CDS encoding ABC transporter ATP-binding protein, producing MSDLRVWLAGYTKALFRSLPLLWTAAPREIVLLIAVTVLQGFLPAISVWITKLVVDTVATALISGRELGYATLAPLVAGWVGALLLESLLYPWVLALQGNLNDKLTAHISLLLMRKADTFSDLSRFEDSLFYDELQLLQQQVGYKPLNLLENLVESGRSLVTLIVIVWLLVPLAFWIPLVIAIATIPQIVVSSQYGKAIWLNLFENSPQARRMEYYTSVMLTDTYAKEIRLFKLGSFFIERYLQAFQSLHQSMRYLRDKQAFWSSSLAILSTLGNGFSFYWVVQKAFKGEFSPGSVLLFVQSLTYFQNNLERLVANWLDLFENILYMQQFFNFLDSPIPMLLSVPGEKVPTPIRSGITFEKVDFYYPDGRLALQDISFTLFPGQTVAIVGENGAGKTTLVKLLTRLYDPTQGCILVDGIDLRNLNLEQWRQQIAGVFQDFGHYALTLGENIALGNLAALEHPDILKYAIEKADIVKLVDHFPTKEATPLGKQFGGTELSGGQWQKLALARAFVRQEAQVLLLDEPTAALDPRSECDLYLRFIELAEGKTTILITHRLASVRIADRILVLKSGHLIEDGTHQELLQRGGEYTALWNMQAKQYGISH from the coding sequence ATGAGCGATTTAAGAGTTTGGCTTGCAGGCTACACTAAAGCTTTATTTCGTTCTTTACCTTTATTATGGACAGCAGCACCCAGAGAAATAGTCTTGTTGATTGCTGTCACGGTATTACAAGGTTTTCTTCCTGCCATAAGTGTTTGGATAACCAAGCTAGTGGTAGATACTGTAGCAACAGCCTTAATATCTGGTAGAGAATTAGGTTATGCAACTCTTGCCCCTTTGGTAGCAGGATGGGTTGGAGCTTTGCTACTAGAATCACTGCTGTATCCTTGGGTATTGGCACTGCAAGGAAATCTCAATGACAAGTTAACGGCTCACATTAGCTTATTATTAATGCGGAAAGCTGATACTTTTTCAGATTTGAGCCGTTTTGAAGATTCTCTGTTCTATGATGAGCTACAACTGTTGCAACAACAAGTTGGCTATAAACCACTGAATTTACTGGAAAATTTGGTTGAATCAGGTCGATCTTTAGTGACCTTAATAGTGATAGTTTGGTTACTAGTTCCTCTAGCTTTTTGGATACCACTGGTGATAGCGATCGCAACTATACCCCAGATAGTGGTTTCTTCTCAGTATGGCAAAGCTATTTGGCTAAATTTATTTGAGAACAGTCCCCAAGCTCGAAGAATGGAATATTACACTTCGGTGATGCTTACTGATACCTATGCCAAAGAAATCAGGTTATTTAAGCTAGGTTCCTTTTTTATCGAGCGTTATCTGCAAGCATTTCAGTCTTTACATCAATCTATGCGCTATCTGAGGGACAAGCAAGCATTTTGGTCGTCTAGTCTAGCTATCCTCAGCACTTTGGGAAATGGTTTTTCTTTCTACTGGGTGGTACAGAAAGCTTTTAAAGGAGAATTCAGTCCAGGCAGTGTACTTTTATTTGTACAGTCATTGACTTACTTCCAGAATAACCTTGAAAGATTGGTGGCTAATTGGCTGGATCTGTTTGAAAATATTCTCTACATGCAACAGTTTTTCAATTTTCTTGACAGTCCAATCCCCATGCTACTGAGCGTACCTGGAGAAAAAGTACCGACTCCGATTCGTTCAGGTATTACTTTTGAAAAAGTTGATTTTTACTATCCAGATGGTAGATTAGCACTCCAAGATATTTCTTTTACCCTTTTCCCTGGACAAACAGTAGCCATAGTAGGAGAAAATGGTGCAGGGAAAACTACTTTAGTCAAGCTGTTAACCAGGCTATACGATCCAACGCAAGGATGTATTCTAGTCGATGGTATAGACCTCAGAAATTTAAATTTAGAGCAATGGCGGCAGCAAATTGCTGGAGTTTTTCAAGACTTTGGTCACTATGCGCTGACGCTGGGGGAAAATATCGCTTTAGGAAACCTAGCTGCTCTAGAGCATCCAGACATTCTCAAATACGCGATTGAAAAAGCCGATATTGTCAAACTAGTCGATCATTTTCCTACAAAGGAGGCTACACCACTGGGCAAGCAGTTTGGCGGTACAGAACTTTCTGGAGGCCAATGGCAAAAGTTAGCTCTAGCTCGTGCTTTTGTCCGCCAAGAAGCCCAGGTTTTGCTATTGGATGAGCCTACTGCTGCACTCGACCCCCGCAGTGAGTGTGATCTTTACCTTCGCTTTATTGAGCTAGCTGAGGGTAAGACTACAATCTTGATTACCCATCGACTGGCTTCAGTGCGTATAGCTGACCGAATCTTAGTTCTCAAATCTGGTCATTTAATTGAGGATGGTACTCATCAGGAACTTTTACAGCGTGGAGGCGAATATACCGCACTATGGAATATGCAGGCAAAACAGTATGGCATTTCTCATTAA
- a CDS encoding TOMM precursor leader peptide-binding protein: MKLNDAQRLRLLEHVVVHTMRSDCNGEETMIFNTRRRTLTVKGQALHDVEKIVLPLLDGSRTIGEIRAAICEKLTDSSLNQCLEFLMDNRLVDELLEDPVDLDSRTYLLPQISLYHELGFKQKDAQKHLANARIAVFGLGGSGLIAAINLASAGIGFLRLCDDICTFSSDLPMMSGSVFNQIGAFRVVEAARQIEAIAKVTQTETVTDPLTNDETVNALLEDVDLVIVATDAVSVNLAYRLNRLCLKMQRPLLPGGAVGVEGTFGPLVFSQDGPCYLCYRMRSIACAKLPEAEFAIEQFLDRERRSQPRLRENLPIAQMLVGSYLALETVKMLLGLPIATDGKLLHLDLLGTKLTHNVVLKKPGCPHCSGQEKTK, translated from the coding sequence ATGAAATTAAATGATGCTCAACGCCTGCGTCTACTAGAACACGTTGTCGTTCACACTATGCGGTCAGATTGCAATGGCGAAGAAACTATGATATTCAATACGAGGCGGCGAACCCTGACAGTGAAGGGTCAAGCACTGCATGATGTAGAAAAAATTGTTTTACCTTTATTAGATGGTTCCCGAACAATAGGAGAAATTCGGGCGGCAATTTGCGAAAAGTTGACAGATTCTTCACTAAATCAATGTTTAGAGTTTTTGATGGACAATCGTTTAGTAGATGAGTTGCTGGAAGATCCAGTTGATTTAGATAGTCGTACATATTTACTTCCTCAAATCAGCCTCTATCATGAGCTAGGCTTTAAGCAAAAAGATGCCCAGAAGCACTTAGCGAACGCGAGGATTGCTGTTTTTGGACTCGGAGGTTCAGGGTTGATAGCTGCAATTAATTTGGCTAGTGCTGGTATCGGTTTTCTCCGCCTATGTGATGATATCTGCACATTTTCATCTGATTTACCGATGATGTCAGGCTCAGTCTTTAATCAAATAGGTGCTTTTCGAGTTGTGGAAGCAGCTCGACAAATCGAGGCGATCGCAAAAGTAACTCAAACTGAAACTGTGACAGATCCTTTAACTAACGACGAAACAGTAAATGCTTTGCTTGAGGACGTTGATCTGGTGATTGTCGCCACCGATGCCGTATCTGTCAATCTCGCTTATCGCCTGAACAGACTATGCCTGAAGATGCAGCGCCCATTGCTACCAGGTGGCGCAGTTGGTGTTGAAGGAACTTTTGGGCCGCTAGTCTTTTCTCAGGATGGCCCTTGCTATCTTTGCTATCGGATGCGGTCTATTGCCTGTGCCAAGCTTCCAGAAGCGGAATTCGCTATTGAGCAGTTTCTCGACCGAGAACGCCGTTCTCAACCGCGTTTGCGAGAAAACTTACCGATCGCGCAGATGTTGGTTGGTAGTTATCTGGCTCTTGAAACAGTGAAGATGTTGCTCGGTTTGCCAATCGCCACTGACGGTAAATTACTGCATCTAGACTTGCTCGGCACAAAGCTGACTCACAACGTTGTGCTGAAGAAACCTGGTTGTCCACATTGTTCAGGACAGGAGAAAACAAAGTGA
- a CDS encoding YcaO-like family protein: MSTLFRTGENKVNAAIASPRWRDLVSPHTGIIRAIDRFTKPYTEFDLPVLWQAELANFQLRKQQDDLRYGVGRGMTDEQAIFGAVGEAVERYCGGIVDYRQLIVSSYAELSHCAVHPPTFFSFSDKQYSDPNFPYSPFDPATQTSWIPALSLASNLQVLVPAFMVYFDWDSNLPGDYILPVTSNGMASGPTLEFAVCSGLCELIERDAFIITWLNRLPAPRIYFAHRPGIETEILSHYARFGIELVTFYLITDIQIPVVMAMLIDRSGKSPSVTTGLGCHLDGSTALRKAIFEVCQARFGDIERMASGTGINLNKYEDVQNLDDHSAFFYKTARLRELAFLLEHDQYLTVEDLPTYASSVEVEKLQSVIARLHSVGVEPYLVEITTPDIESLGFRVVRTLASELVPIYFGYGLEPLGTRRLFKVPERLGYGERRTADDLNPCPHPMA, translated from the coding sequence TTGTCCACATTGTTCAGGACAGGAGAAAACAAAGTGAATGCAGCGATCGCTAGTCCACGCTGGCGCGATTTAGTTAGCCCGCATACGGGAATCATCCGAGCCATTGATAGATTTACCAAGCCTTATACAGAGTTTGATCTGCCAGTTTTGTGGCAAGCCGAATTAGCAAATTTCCAACTTCGCAAACAGCAGGATGATTTACGCTACGGCGTAGGTAGGGGCATGACTGATGAACAAGCAATTTTTGGTGCAGTTGGCGAAGCAGTAGAGCGCTACTGTGGTGGTATTGTAGATTATCGGCAACTGATTGTCAGTAGCTACGCAGAATTAAGTCATTGCGCCGTCCATCCTCCAACTTTTTTCTCTTTTTCTGACAAACAATACTCTGACCCCAATTTTCCATATTCACCTTTCGATCCGGCAACGCAGACTTCGTGGATACCTGCCCTTTCTCTAGCAAGCAACCTACAGGTTTTAGTTCCAGCATTTATGGTTTATTTCGACTGGGATAGCAATCTACCAGGAGATTATATTTTACCGGTCACTTCTAATGGTATGGCTAGTGGCCCAACTCTTGAGTTTGCTGTTTGCAGTGGCTTGTGCGAGTTGATTGAGCGCGATGCTTTTATAATTACATGGTTAAACCGCCTACCTGCCCCACGCATTTATTTCGCTCACCGTCCAGGAATTGAGACGGAAATTTTAAGCCACTACGCCCGATTTGGCATTGAGCTAGTTACGTTCTATTTGATTACTGATATTCAGATCCCAGTTGTGATGGCAATGTTAATTGACCGTTCAGGTAAAAGTCCATCTGTTACAACTGGTCTAGGATGCCATCTCGATGGATCAACTGCGCTTCGTAAGGCAATTTTTGAAGTTTGCCAAGCCCGTTTTGGTGATATAGAACGCATGGCTAGCGGCACTGGGATTAATCTCAATAAATATGAAGATGTGCAGAATTTGGACGATCACAGCGCTTTTTTCTACAAAACGGCTCGGCTACGCGAGTTGGCATTTTTGTTGGAGCATGACCAATACCTAACGGTTGAAGATTTACCAACTTATGCATCTTCAGTAGAGGTAGAAAAATTGCAATCGGTCATCGCCAGGTTGCATTCAGTGGGTGTTGAACCTTATTTAGTGGAAATTACAACCCCTGATATTGAGTCGCTCGGTTTTCGAGTAGTGCGGACTTTAGCCAGTGAACTAGTCCCAATATATTTTGGCTATGGACTAGAGCCATTGGGAACTCGGCGGTTGTTCAAGGTACCAGAAAGGTTAGGTTACGGTGAGCGACGTACCGCAGATGACCTAAATCCGTGTCCACATCCTATGGCTTAA